A region from the Halomarina litorea genome encodes:
- the aglG gene encoding glucosyl-dolichyl phosphate glucuronosyltransferase — protein MRVSVVVCTHTTDRYPDLREAVESVLANTYEDREVVVVSDGSEAVYDRAVADFGDHPDVRVHLQPENRGLLAVRNTGARVAEGDVVAFLDDDAIAEDRWLVELVAAYDEGDARADDGRVLAAGGRVVPAWVAGEPAFLPEEFHWLIGVTHRGFADGPGEVRNTNGSNISFRADVFEELGGFDTDVGGRKGDNHLQGGETELCARLREEFGVGVQYNPAARVAHKIFDYRTDPRWLVERAFWQGYSKRGMEKFVPESTGEEEEFLGDLLLRFVPDRVRGLLLGPSLASFLQLVFLFVLTGAVGAGYLYGIVKWR, from the coding sequence ATGCGCGTCTCGGTCGTCGTCTGCACTCACACCACCGACCGCTACCCGGACCTCCGCGAGGCCGTCGAGAGCGTCCTCGCGAACACCTACGAGGACCGTGAGGTGGTCGTCGTCAGCGACGGGAGCGAGGCGGTGTACGACCGGGCAGTGGCGGACTTCGGCGACCACCCGGATGTCCGCGTCCACCTCCAGCCGGAGAACCGGGGGTTGCTCGCGGTGCGAAACACCGGTGCGCGCGTCGCCGAGGGGGACGTGGTCGCGTTCCTCGACGACGACGCCATCGCGGAGGACCGCTGGCTGGTCGAACTCGTCGCGGCCTACGACGAGGGCGACGCTCGCGCCGACGACGGCCGGGTGCTCGCGGCCGGTGGCCGGGTCGTCCCCGCGTGGGTCGCCGGCGAACCCGCCTTCCTCCCCGAGGAGTTCCACTGGCTTATCGGCGTCACCCACCGGGGGTTCGCCGACGGCCCCGGCGAGGTCCGGAACACGAACGGCTCGAACATCTCGTTTCGCGCCGACGTCTTCGAGGAACTGGGCGGGTTCGACACCGACGTCGGCGGACGGAAGGGCGACAACCACCTGCAGGGCGGCGAGACGGAACTCTGTGCCCGCCTGCGCGAGGAGTTCGGCGTCGGCGTCCAGTACAACCCCGCGGCCCGCGTGGCCCACAAGATATTCGACTACCGCACGGACCCCCGCTGGCTCGTCGAACGGGCGTTCTGGCAGGGGTACTCGAAACGCGGGATGGAGAAGTTCGTTCCCGAGTCGACCGGCGAGGAGGAGGAGTTCCTCGGCGACCTGCTGTTGCGGTTCGTCCCGGACCGCGTGCGTGGACTCCTCCTCGGTCCCTCACTGGCCTCGTTTCTCCAGTTGGTGTTCCTGTTCGTCCTCACGGGGGCGGTGGGGGCGGGCTACCTCTACGGCATCGTCAAGTGGCGCTGA
- a CDS encoding TrmB family transcriptional regulator, with the protein MSETDVFERLGLTEYERTALTELLSLGRTTAPTLAEAAGIPKARVYGVLDSLADEGYVKVIPGRPKHYQPHPPEEILDRAEENRRQDYEAFVGDIEAERESFLAEFGPRFERAGEDITAAEELFYVVDVGEPSERETRRIYHEADERVRVLTKAFEYFETVEPAVADAVDRGIDLRALLLHPDTLDPENRERQRDVVDHLRAAYPEVGIRYSTNALPWRGTLADPSMAYDTGEAILLVQEDDVPNYMRQAAITENGAFVAGLNRYFDLVWEYESDAPAALD; encoded by the coding sequence ATGAGCGAGACGGACGTGTTCGAGCGACTCGGTCTCACCGAGTACGAGCGGACGGCCCTCACCGAACTGCTCTCGCTCGGTCGCACGACCGCACCCACCCTCGCCGAGGCGGCGGGCATCCCGAAGGCCCGCGTCTACGGCGTCCTCGACTCGCTGGCCGACGAGGGGTACGTGAAGGTCATCCCCGGCCGACCGAAGCACTACCAGCCACACCCTCCCGAGGAGATTCTCGACCGCGCGGAGGAGAACCGCCGGCAGGACTACGAGGCGTTCGTCGGCGACATCGAGGCCGAACGGGAGTCGTTCCTCGCGGAGTTCGGCCCTCGCTTCGAGCGCGCGGGCGAGGACATCACCGCCGCCGAGGAACTGTTCTACGTCGTCGACGTGGGCGAACCGAGCGAGCGCGAGACCCGGCGCATCTACCACGAGGCCGACGAGCGCGTGCGCGTGCTCACGAAGGCCTTCGAGTACTTCGAGACGGTCGAACCCGCCGTCGCGGACGCCGTCGACCGAGGCATCGACCTCCGGGCGCTCTTGCTCCACCCGGACACGCTGGACCCGGAGAACCGCGAACGCCAGCGGGACGTGGTCGACCACCTCCGGGCGGCGTACCCCGAGGTCGGTATCCGCTACTCCACGAACGCCCTGCCGTGGCGCGGGACGCTCGCCGACCCGAGCATGGCCTACGACACCGGCGAGGCCATCCTGCTGGTTCAGGAGGACGACGTGCCCAACTACATGCGACAGGCGGCAATCACCGAAAACGGGGCGTTCGTCGCGGGGCTCAACCGCTACTTCGATTTAGTCTGGGAGTACGAGAGCGACGCGCCCGCGGCCCTCGACTGA
- the aglJ gene encoding S-layer glycoprotein N-glycosyltransferase AglJ: MTDSEVCVLVPTLDEAETIGEVLDGFRERGFDDLLVVDGGSTDGTRDVAEDHGARVVVQSGRGKGQAIREALTYIDAPYVLMLDGDATYDPADAQRMLEPLYEGRAEHVIGDRFADMHEDAMPRLNMFGNRLINGAFSTIHGRDLGDILSGYRAFTRESVERFELESDGFTIETEMAVECVKHRVPTAVVPVSYHPRPDESDTNLHPVKDGGRIIVSLYSLAKTNNPLFYFGSVGLASALVGGLVAAWVGYEYLFRGISHEAFAVVAAAGILLGAQLLMFAVLSDMIVAVNREQTRRLEEMSDRLARTQGGRGTARASHSDPEPLHAED; encoded by the coding sequence ATGACCGACTCCGAGGTGTGCGTCCTCGTCCCCACGCTCGACGAAGCCGAGACCATCGGCGAGGTGCTCGACGGCTTTCGCGAGCGAGGGTTCGACGACCTCCTCGTCGTCGACGGCGGTTCGACCGACGGCACCCGCGACGTCGCCGAGGACCACGGCGCGCGGGTCGTCGTCCAGTCGGGCCGGGGGAAGGGACAGGCCATCCGCGAGGCGCTCACCTACATCGACGCCCCGTACGTGCTGATGCTCGACGGGGACGCGACCTACGACCCCGCGGACGCCCAGCGGATGCTCGAACCCCTCTACGAGGGACGGGCGGAACACGTCATCGGCGACCGCTTCGCCGACATGCACGAGGACGCGATGCCGCGGCTCAACATGTTCGGAAACCGCCTCATCAACGGCGCGTTCTCGACCATCCACGGGCGCGACCTCGGGGACATCCTCAGCGGCTACCGCGCGTTCACCCGGGAGTCCGTCGAGCGCTTCGAACTCGAATCGGACGGCTTCACCATCGAGACGGAGATGGCCGTCGAGTGCGTCAAACACCGGGTCCCGACCGCGGTCGTCCCCGTGAGCTACCACCCGCGGCCCGACGAGTCCGACACGAACCTCCACCCCGTCAAGGACGGCGGACGCATCATCGTCTCGCTGTACAGCCTCGCGAAGACGAACAACCCCCTGTTCTACTTCGGGAGCGTCGGCCTCGCCAGCGCACTCGTCGGCGGACTGGTCGCCGCGTGGGTCGGCTACGAGTACCTCTTCCGTGGTATCTCCCACGAGGCGTTCGCGGTGGTCGCCGCCGCGGGCATCCTCCTCGGCGCGCAACTGCTGATGTTCGCGGTGCTCTCGGACATGATCGTCGCCGTGAACCGCGAACAGACCCGCAGACTGGAGGAGATGAGCGACCGACTCGCGCGGACACAGGGCGGCCGCGGGACGGCCCGCGCGTCCCACTCCGACCCCGAACCGCTCCACGCCGAGGACTGA
- a CDS encoding ribbon-helix-helix domain-containing protein, whose amino-acid sequence MTEYTTVSIPKDLAERVEGTIEGTSFSSTSDLVRFLLRSIVIQHQRSGGLSEAEFEEIATQLRDLGYLE is encoded by the coding sequence ATGACGGAGTACACCACCGTCTCTATCCCGAAGGACCTCGCCGAACGCGTCGAGGGCACCATCGAGGGGACGAGCTTCTCGAGTACCAGCGACCTCGTCCGGTTCCTCCTCCGGAGCATCGTCATCCAGCACCAGCGCTCTGGGGGCCTCTCGGAGGCGGAGTTCGAGGAGATAGCGACGCAACTCCGCGACCTCGGCTATCTGGAGTGA
- a CDS encoding DUF7503 family protein encodes MSDSPLTQYLAEHPKMTGVLFTMLLLLSQAGSVAAGVGTANPGP; translated from the coding sequence ATGTCCGACAGCCCACTCACACAGTACCTCGCGGAGCACCCCAAGATGACCGGCGTCCTGTTCACCATGCTGCTACTCCTCTCGCAGGCGGGGTCGGTCGCCGCCGGCGTCGGCACGGCCAACCCCGGCCCGTAA
- a CDS encoding VOC family protein: MLTSLAWLALEVKYLDPAREFYETHLDLPVAREREGEVAFAAGDTDLVLRAPGPVPRGGLHVHYAMSTPADRYDDWWKRLEGDFDLDEHTFGSARSLYFYDCEGNCVEIGQSDDGGADITGVFEVVLEVEDLARAERFYSALGMDVVDRGEGRKRVRLTAGPFDFELWEPHLGLADARGGVHVDLGIETEDPTGAADAVRGQALAATPVEEGMRVRDPDGHYLTFL; encoded by the coding sequence ATGCTCACGTCGCTCGCGTGGCTCGCCCTCGAAGTCAAGTACCTCGACCCCGCTCGCGAGTTCTACGAGACCCACCTCGATCTGCCCGTCGCCCGGGAGCGCGAGGGCGAGGTGGCGTTCGCCGCGGGCGACACCGACCTCGTGTTGCGCGCGCCGGGACCCGTCCCGCGGGGCGGCCTCCACGTCCACTACGCCATGTCGACGCCCGCGGACCGCTACGACGACTGGTGGAAGCGACTGGAGGGCGACTTCGACCTCGACGAGCACACGTTCGGGAGCGCGCGCTCGCTGTACTTCTACGACTGCGAGGGCAACTGCGTCGAAATCGGCCAGTCAGACGACGGGGGTGCCGACATCACCGGCGTCTTCGAGGTGGTCCTCGAGGTCGAGGATCTCGCGCGCGCCGAACGGTTCTACAGCGCCCTCGGGATGGACGTCGTGGACCGCGGCGAGGGCCGGAAGCGCGTCAGGCTGACCGCCGGTCCCTTCGACTTCGAACTGTGGGAGCCACACCTCGGCCTCGCGGACGCCCGCGGCGGTGTCCACGTCGACCTCGGCATCGAGACGGAGGACCCGACGGGAGCGGCCGACGCGGTTCGCGGGCAGGCGCTCGCCGCGACGCCCGTCGAGGAGGGGATGCGCGTCCGCGACCCCGACGGGCACTACCTCACCTTCCTGTGA
- a CDS encoding cupin domain-containing protein: MTDAPGYRHVVVDDLPDAPNPTRHKKEVDEAVGASEFGFNVITAAPGERLPWGYHRHPDHEELFYVLAGTVAFETSEGTFEVGAGEAFFVPRDAPNRGVAVGEAAARVVAVGAPKASDDAAIEEECAVCGAVTGREFAVVDHEGERAYQLSCADCGAELDLLTAGPSGS, encoded by the coding sequence ATGACCGACGCACCCGGCTACCGTCACGTCGTCGTCGACGACCTGCCCGACGCCCCGAACCCGACCCGTCACAAGAAGGAGGTGGACGAGGCGGTCGGCGCGAGCGAGTTCGGCTTCAACGTTATCACGGCCGCCCCCGGCGAGCGCCTCCCGTGGGGCTACCACCGCCACCCGGACCACGAGGAACTGTTCTACGTCCTCGCGGGGACCGTCGCCTTCGAGACCTCGGAGGGGACCTTCGAGGTGGGTGCCGGCGAGGCGTTCTTTGTCCCGCGGGACGCCCCGAACCGGGGCGTCGCCGTCGGCGAGGCGGCCGCGAGGGTGGTCGCGGTGGGCGCGCCCAAGGCCAGCGACGACGCGGCCATCGAGGAGGAGTGTGCGGTCTGTGGAGCGGTGACCGGCCGGGAGTTCGCGGTGGTCGACCACGAGGGCGAACGCGCCTACCAGTTGTCGTGTGCGGACTGCGGCGCGGAACTGGACCTGCTGACCGCGGGCCCGTCCGGGTCCTGA
- a CDS encoding DUF5779 family protein encodes MAGFDLDLQSVEREIDDQSDANGRVVLGVLDGETSPSEWVRLVTDGTVLVLAVEGDLNDLASGFAREVRDLGGQLVHFRQFLVVSPPGVHIDTDRLG; translated from the coding sequence ATGGCAGGGTTCGATCTCGACCTCCAGTCGGTCGAGCGAGAAATCGATGACCAGTCGGACGCGAACGGGCGGGTCGTCCTCGGCGTCCTCGACGGGGAGACCAGCCCCTCCGAGTGGGTCCGTCTCGTCACCGACGGGACGGTGCTGGTGCTGGCCGTCGAGGGGGACCTGAACGACCTCGCCTCGGGGTTCGCCCGCGAGGTGCGCGACCTCGGCGGCCAACTGGTCCACTTCCGGCAGTTCCTCGTCGTCTCGCCGCCCGGCGTCCACATCGACACCGACCGACTCGGGTAG
- the ilvD gene encoding dihydroxy-acid dehydratase: MNQQHADRDADGDVEKPEKAEGLRSREVTEGPERAPHRSMFRAMGYDDEDLASPMVGVANPAADITPCNVHLDDVADAAIEGVDDAGGMPIEFGTITISDAISMGTEGMKASLVSREVIADSVELVAFGERMDALVTVAGCDKNLPGMMMAAIRTDLPTVFLYGGSILPGEHGGREVTVQNVFEGVGTYAQGEMSREELDELERHACPGAGSCGGMFTANTMASISEALGLAPLGSASPPAEDEERYEVARRAGELVLDAVEADRKPSDILTRESFENAIALQVAMGGSTNAVLHLLALAAEADIDLSIDDFDDISRRTPKIANLQPGGTRVMKDLHDVGGVPVVVRRLVEAGLYHGDAMTVTGRTVSEELAELDLPADESIDVDFLRPVSDPFHEEGAIKVLKGNLAPDGAILKVTGEDAFHHEGPARVFENEEAAMKYVQEGRIESGDVIVIRNEGPRGGPGMREMLGVTAAVVGQGHEDDVAMVTDGRFSGATRGPMIGHAAPEAFVGGPLAALEDGDHVTIDIPDRSLDVDLTDEELEERLADREQPEPAYSGGVLAKYGQAFDSAANGAVTNPGVRRLD, encoded by the coding sequence ATGAACCAACAGCACGCGGATCGCGACGCCGACGGGGACGTCGAGAAGCCGGAGAAGGCGGAGGGCCTCCGGAGCCGGGAGGTCACCGAGGGGCCCGAACGCGCCCCGCACCGGTCGATGTTCCGGGCGATGGGCTACGACGACGAGGACCTCGCCTCGCCGATGGTCGGCGTCGCCAACCCCGCCGCCGACATCACGCCCTGTAACGTCCACCTCGACGACGTGGCCGACGCGGCCATCGAGGGCGTCGACGACGCGGGCGGGATGCCCATCGAGTTCGGCACCATCACCATCTCGGACGCCATCTCGATGGGTACCGAGGGGATGAAGGCCTCGCTCGTCTCGCGGGAGGTCATCGCCGACTCCGTCGAACTCGTCGCCTTCGGCGAACGCATGGACGCCCTCGTCACCGTCGCCGGGTGCGACAAGAACCTCCCCGGCATGATGATGGCCGCCATCCGGACCGACCTCCCGACGGTGTTCCTCTACGGCGGGTCCATCCTCCCCGGCGAACACGGGGGTCGGGAGGTGACGGTCCAGAACGTCTTCGAGGGCGTCGGCACGTACGCGCAGGGCGAGATGAGCCGCGAGGAACTGGACGAACTCGAACGCCACGCGTGTCCCGGCGCCGGCTCCTGTGGCGGGATGTTCACCGCCAACACGATGGCGTCCATCAGCGAGGCACTCGGCCTCGCGCCCCTCGGCAGCGCCTCACCGCCCGCCGAGGACGAGGAGCGATACGAGGTGGCGCGCCGGGCGGGCGAACTCGTCCTCGACGCCGTCGAGGCCGACCGAAAGCCCTCCGACATCCTGACGCGGGAGTCCTTCGAGAACGCCATCGCCCTGCAGGTCGCGATGGGAGGGTCGACGAACGCCGTCCTCCACCTGCTGGCGCTCGCGGCGGAGGCCGATATCGACCTCTCCATCGACGACTTCGACGACATCTCGCGGCGCACGCCCAAGATAGCCAACCTCCAGCCCGGCGGCACGCGCGTCATGAAGGACCTCCACGACGTCGGCGGCGTCCCCGTCGTCGTCCGACGACTGGTCGAGGCGGGCCTCTACCACGGCGACGCGATGACCGTCACGGGCCGCACCGTCTCCGAAGAACTCGCCGAACTCGACCTGCCGGCCGACGAGTCCATCGACGTGGACTTCCTCCGGCCCGTCTCGGACCCGTTCCACGAGGAGGGAGCCATCAAGGTGCTGAAGGGCAACCTCGCGCCCGACGGTGCCATCCTGAAGGTGACGGGCGAGGACGCCTTCCACCACGAGGGACCGGCCCGCGTCTTCGAGAACGAGGAGGCGGCCATGAAGTACGTCCAGGAGGGGCGCATCGAGTCGGGCGACGTCATCGTCATCCGCAACGAGGGCCCGCGCGGCGGTCCCGGCATGCGTGAGATGCTCGGCGTCACCGCCGCCGTCGTCGGGCAGGGCCACGAGGACGACGTGGCGATGGTCACCGACGGACGCTTCTCGGGGGCCACCCGCGGGCCGATGATCGGTCACGCCGCCCCCGAGGCGTTCGTCGGCGGCCCCCTCGCCGCACTGGAGGACGGCGACCACGTCACCATCGACATCCCCGACCGGAGCCTCGACGTCGACCTCACCGACGAGGAACTCGAGGAGCGACTCGCCGACCGGGAACAGCCGGAACCGGCGTACTCGGGCGGCGTCCTCGCGAAGTACGGGCAGGCGTTCGACTCGGCGGCCAACGGCGCGGTGACGAACCCCGGCGTCCGCAGGCTAGACTGA
- a CDS encoding LeuA family protein — translation MTVLVSPPEVGLLSSPRCDRVQCPKTSRARRLSRRVEFSQGTLRTESEFDKARIFDTTLRDGEQSPRTSFSYDDKREIAALLDAMNVHVIEAGFPVNSDAEFAAVRDIAESTETTVCGLARVVEEDVEAALDSGVEMVHVFASTSDVQLEDSMHATREEVVERSVESVRRVNEAGAEVMFSPMDATRTDEDFLVEIVEAVDEVGVDWINIPDTCGVATPTRYMKLTELIASHTDGRVDVHTHDDFGLASANALAGFEAGASQAQVSVNGIGERAGNAAFEEVVMAVESIYGVDTGIDTTRITELAKLVEEKSGMPIPANKPVVGANAFSHESGIHAAGVIENAATFEPGIMTPEMVGATRELVLGKHTGTHSVRQRLRDAGYDPSEEAVRAVTRKVKDHGADKQQVTDDVLHEFAESVGLEAERERVTEGRH, via the coding sequence ATGACTGTGCTAGTTTCGCCACCAGAGGTAGGTTTATTATCCTCCCCTCGTTGCGACCGAGTACAATGTCCCAAGACATCGAGGGCACGTCGACTGAGTCGGCGGGTCGAGTTCTCGCAGGGCACGTTGCGTACTGAATCCGAGTTTGACAAAGCTCGGATCTTCGACACCACCCTGCGGGACGGCGAGCAGTCACCGCGGACTTCGTTCTCGTACGACGACAAGCGCGAGATAGCCGCGCTGCTGGACGCGATGAACGTCCACGTCATCGAGGCCGGGTTCCCCGTGAACTCGGACGCCGAGTTCGCCGCCGTCCGTGATATCGCTGAGAGTACCGAGACGACCGTCTGCGGGCTGGCACGCGTCGTCGAGGAGGACGTGGAGGCCGCGCTCGATTCGGGTGTGGAGATGGTCCACGTCTTCGCCTCGACGAGCGACGTCCAACTCGAAGACTCCATGCACGCCACCCGCGAGGAGGTGGTCGAGCGGTCGGTCGAGAGCGTCCGCCGGGTCAACGAGGCCGGCGCGGAGGTCATGTTCTCGCCGATGGACGCCACGCGCACGGACGAGGACTTCCTCGTCGAAATCGTCGAAGCCGTCGACGAGGTGGGCGTGGACTGGATCAACATCCCCGACACCTGCGGGGTGGCCACCCCGACGCGCTACATGAAGCTGACCGAACTCATCGCGTCGCACACCGACGGGCGGGTGGACGTCCACACGCACGACGACTTCGGGCTGGCGAGCGCGAACGCGCTGGCCGGCTTCGAGGCCGGTGCCTCGCAGGCGCAGGTCTCCGTCAACGGCATCGGCGAACGGGCCGGCAACGCCGCCTTCGAGGAGGTCGTCATGGCCGTCGAGAGCATCTACGGCGTCGACACCGGCATCGACACCACCCGCATCACCGAACTGGCGAAACTCGTCGAGGAGAAGAGCGGCATGCCCATCCCGGCGAACAAGCCGGTCGTGGGCGCGAACGCCTTCTCCCACGAGTCCGGCATCCACGCCGCGGGCGTCATCGAGAACGCCGCCACCTTCGAACCGGGCATCATGACCCCGGAGATGGTCGGTGCCACGCGCGAACTGGTGCTGGGCAAGCACACCGGCACCCACTCGGTCCGCCAGCGCCTGCGCGACGCGGGCTACGACCCGAGCGAGGAGGCCGTACGCGCGGTCACCCGCAAGGTCAAGGACCACGGCGCGGACAAACAGCAGGTCACCGACGACGTGCTGCACGAGTTCGCGGAGAGCGTGGGCCTGGAGGCCGAACGCGAGCGAGTCACGGAGGGACGGCACTGA